The genomic stretch AAAATGAAAATTCTTATAAAAAATGCTCAAATCGTCAACGAAGGTCAAATCATCAAAAGTGATATTCTGATTGAAAACGATGTGATTTCTAAAATTGATTCTCAAATTTCTGAAGATGCTGACCAAATTATTGATGCTGAAGGAAAATACCTTTTACCCGGAGTTATTGATGATCAGGTGCATTTCCGTGAACCCGGTTTAACACATAAAGGTGAAATAGAAACTGAATCCCGTGCAGCAATTGCAGGCGGAACCACAAGTTTCATTGACCAACCCAATACGGTTCCAAATGCGGTTACGCAGGAATTATTAGCCGATAAATACGAAATAGCATCGCAAAAAGCTTACGCAAACTACGGTTTTATGATGGGCGGAACGAATGATAATTTGGAGGAAGTATTAAAAACGAATCCTAGAAATGTTCCCGGAATTAAGCTGTTTTTAGGTTCGTCAACAGGGAATATGTTGGTTGATAATCCTGAAACATTAGAAAATATTTTCAGCAATACAAAAATGCTGATTGCTGTTCACTGTGAAGATGAAGCAACGATAAAAGCCAATACTCAAAAATATCTTGATGAATATGGTGAAGATATCCCTGTGAAATTCCATCATTTGATAAGAAGCGAAGAAGCCTGTTGTAAATCTTCTTCAAAAGCAGTTGAACTGGCGAAAAAAACAGGAGCAAGACTTCACGTTTTTCATCTTTCGACGGCAAAAGAGATGGAACTTTTCAGAAATGATATTCCTTTAAAAGATAAAAAAATTACCGCAGAAGTTTGTGTTCATCATTTGACATTTACCAATGAAGATTATGATACAAAAGGCGGATTAATCAAATGGAATCCTGCAGTAAAAACTCAAAAAGACAAAGATGCACTTTGGGAAGCGTTGCTGGATGACAGAATCGATGTGATTGCAACCGATCATGCGCCTCACACTTGGGAAGAAAAACAAAATGTGTATACAAAATGCCCTTCCGGAGCGCCTTTGGTTCAGCATTCTTTGGTTGTGATGCTTGAAAACTATAAAAATGGAAAAATTTCTTTAGAAAAAATCGTTGAAAAAATGTCTCATAATCCTGCAATTCTTTTCAGAGTTGAGAAAAGAGGTTTCGTAAGAGAAGGATACAAAGCAGATTTGGTTTTGGTTGATTTAAATGAAAACTGGACGGTTGCCAAAGAAAATATCCTTTACAAGTGCGGTTGGAGCCCGTTGGAAGGTATGAATTTCCATTCTAAAGTCACGCATACTTTTGTCAACGGAAATCTGGTTTATGACAATGGAAAAATTAATGAGCAAAAATTCGGAGAGCGTTTGCTTTTTGAAGTTCAGGAATAAATAAACTCATAATAAAGGCTTTTCAAATTTTGAAAAGCCTTTATTATGTACTAACAATGAATTTAAAAACTAATCAATCACAATACTTTCAATCGCCTTTTGCAAAGAAGATTCCATAATTCCCGGAATTGCCAAACCTTCTGCACGGAATACGCTTACATCTTTAACGCCATAAAAACCAAAAACATTCTTTATATAAGGAACATTGGAATCATACACTTGATAAGGACCTTCCGAATAAATATTTCCGGATGTAAAAGCAATGTATAATTTTTTGTCATTCAGCAAACCTTGAGGTCCGTTTTCATCATATTTAAAAGTGTATCCTGCTCTTGAAGTAAAATCAAAATACGCTCGCAGTGTAGCCGGAACGGAAAAATTATACATCGGAGAATCGATAACAATAATATCGGATTCCTGCAATTCTGAAATTAAATTTTCAGAATATGTATTTATTAACTGCTGTTCGGGAGAATGACTTTCTGCTGGAGAAAAAAAAGTGTTGATGTGTATTTCTTCCAAAAGCGGTATAAGGTTTTTTGTAAGGTCACGCTCCTTCACAATGCTGCCAGGATATTTTTCCTGAATCTTTTCTATGACACTATTGCCTAATTTTCTGCTTGCAGATACTTCTGTTCTCGGACTTGAGATGATATGCAAAATTTGTTTCATGTTTTAAATTTTAAATTTCTTTGACAAAATTATGTACATTTGCTTATCAAAAGTTAGTAGTGAACAAAAGGTTAGCAGTAACCTTTTGGTTAGTTAAAATCTGTTTATGGAAAAAAGTCTTGAATTAGAAGAACCCATTACCGCTCAAAGATGCTCCGAAAGTCTCTCTTCCGTGGAAGATGCCATTTACGTAATCGGTGGAAAATGGAAGCTGAAAATTATTATTGCGTTACAGGAAAACGGAAATATTCGGTTCAATGAGCTTCAGAGAATCGTTGTTGGAATATCTGCAAGGGTACTTTCAAATGAGCTGAAAGATTTAGAATTAAATGGTTTTGTCAAAAGAATTGTACATTCAGAACAGACGCCTGTGATTGTAGAATAT from Chryseobacterium indoltheticum encodes the following:
- a CDS encoding dihydroorotase produces the protein MKILIKNAQIVNEGQIIKSDILIENDVISKIDSQISEDADQIIDAEGKYLLPGVIDDQVHFREPGLTHKGEIETESRAAIAGGTTSFIDQPNTVPNAVTQELLADKYEIASQKAYANYGFMMGGTNDNLEEVLKTNPRNVPGIKLFLGSSTGNMLVDNPETLENIFSNTKMLIAVHCEDEATIKANTQKYLDEYGEDIPVKFHHLIRSEEACCKSSSKAVELAKKTGARLHVFHLSTAKEMELFRNDIPLKDKKITAEVCVHHLTFTNEDYDTKGGLIKWNPAVKTQKDKDALWEALLDDRIDVIATDHAPHTWEEKQNVYTKCPSGAPLVQHSLVVMLENYKNGKISLEKIVEKMSHNPAILFRVEKRGFVREGYKADLVLVDLNENWTVAKENILYKCGWSPLEGMNFHSKVTHTFVNGNLVYDNGKINEQKFGERLLFEVQE
- a CDS encoding FMN-dependent NADH-azoreductase, encoding MKQILHIISSPRTEVSASRKLGNSVIEKIQEKYPGSIVKERDLTKNLIPLLEEIHINTFFSPAESHSPEQQLINTYSENLISELQESDIIVIDSPMYNFSVPATLRAYFDFTSRAGYTFKYDENGPQGLLNDKKLYIAFTSGNIYSEGPYQVYDSNVPYIKNVFGFYGVKDVSVFRAEGLAIPGIMESSLQKAIESIVID
- a CDS encoding winged helix-turn-helix transcriptional regulator, which gives rise to MEKSLELEEPITAQRCSESLSSVEDAIYVIGGKWKLKIIIALQENGNIRFNELQRIVVGISARVLSNELKDLELNGFVKRIVHSEQTPVIVEYISTDYSKTLKTVIMALSEWGRAHKNNIKQDLF